A stretch of Bordetella genomosp. 13 DNA encodes these proteins:
- a CDS encoding sensor histidine kinase, translating into MFADLNHLSHHAAWRRQLEMLLESAGFGIYGIDLRGRCIFINGAGAALLGYTPDEVIGRNMHYLIHHSHADAQLMPVHDCRIFMAFRDGRGVQVDDEVLWRRDGSSFPAEYASYPIRDNEQVVGAVVTFADISERKRIERELHATHALLERRVDERTAELSRAHESLRRLTAHLSTLREEERARIARNIHDELGASFTALQFDLNWLARRLPDEPALQQNLRRMIEVTTNAVDATRRILNDLRPVVLDHLGLWAALEALMQDLRDRSGLACRYVCSPAAERLRLGRAAEIEVYRIVQELLTNVQRHAGASRVDMTIAIRQDVLELAVEDDGVGLPAQPPSTQSFGILGMHERARAIGAALALDSAPGAGTRASLRIGGF; encoded by the coding sequence ATGTTCGCCGACCTGAATCACCTGTCGCACCACGCGGCGTGGCGACGCCAGCTCGAAATGCTGCTGGAGTCCGCCGGCTTCGGCATCTACGGCATCGACCTGCGCGGACGCTGCATCTTCATCAACGGCGCCGGCGCGGCCCTGCTGGGCTACACGCCCGACGAGGTCATCGGGCGCAACATGCACTATCTCATCCATCACTCGCACGCCGATGCGCAGCTGATGCCGGTGCACGACTGCCGCATCTTCATGGCGTTTCGCGATGGACGCGGCGTGCAGGTCGACGACGAGGTGCTGTGGCGGCGCGACGGCAGCAGTTTCCCGGCCGAGTACGCGTCGTACCCCATCCGCGACAACGAACAGGTGGTCGGCGCCGTCGTCACGTTCGCCGACATCTCCGAGCGCAAGCGCATCGAGCGCGAGCTGCATGCCACCCACGCGCTGCTGGAGCGCCGCGTGGACGAACGCACCGCCGAACTCAGCCGCGCGCACGAGTCGCTGCGCCGTCTCACCGCGCATCTGAGCACGCTGCGCGAAGAAGAACGGGCGCGCATCGCGCGCAACATCCACGACGAACTCGGCGCCTCGTTCACGGCGCTGCAGTTCGACCTGAACTGGCTGGCGCGGCGCCTGCCCGACGAACCGGCGCTGCAGCAGAACCTGCGGCGCATGATAGAGGTCACCACCAATGCGGTCGACGCCACGCGCCGCATTCTCAACGACCTGCGTCCCGTGGTGCTGGACCACCTGGGCCTGTGGGCCGCGCTCGAGGCCCTGATGCAGGACCTGCGGGACCGCAGCGGCCTGGCTTGCCGCTACGTCTGTTCGCCAGCCGCCGAGCGGCTGCGGCTGGGTCGTGCCGCCGAGATCGAGGTCTACCGCATCGTCCAGGAACTGCTGACCAATGTGCAGCGCCACGCGGGCGCAAGCCGGGTCGACATGACCATCGCCATCCGCCAGGACGTCCTCGAGCTGGCGGTGGAGGACGATGGCGTCGGCCTGCCCGCGCAGCCGCCGTCCACGCAGTCGTTCGGCATACTCGGCATGCACGAGCGGGCGCGCGCCATCGGCGCCGCGCTGGCGCTGGACAGCGCACCGGGCGCGGGCACGCGCGCCAGCCTGCGCATCGGCGGCTTCTGA
- a CDS encoding response regulator — protein MSLHILIVDDHLIIRRGLARLLAEDTRIARVDEAADGPAALRALRSAHYDAMVLDVALGERDGLDLLKTVRAEHPRVGVVMLSVYPEAQFAVRALRAGAQAYLNKGCDPEALMGALVNAAQGRPYVTPAVADLLARNVRHDNGQAPHEALSDREFQVLQLLVAGKSVSAIGEQLSLSANTISTYRARIFDKLGVRTLVELIGYARQHHLGAN, from the coding sequence ATGTCCCTGCACATCCTGATCGTCGACGACCATCTCATCATCCGCCGCGGGCTGGCGCGGCTGCTGGCCGAAGATACTCGCATCGCCCGCGTCGACGAGGCCGCCGACGGCCCGGCCGCCCTCCGTGCCCTGCGCTCGGCCCACTACGACGCCATGGTGCTGGACGTGGCGCTGGGTGAGCGCGACGGGCTCGACCTGCTGAAGACAGTGCGCGCCGAGCATCCGCGCGTGGGCGTGGTCATGCTGTCGGTCTATCCCGAGGCGCAGTTCGCGGTGCGGGCGCTGCGTGCGGGTGCGCAGGCCTATCTCAACAAGGGCTGCGATCCCGAGGCGCTGATGGGAGCGCTGGTCAATGCGGCCCAGGGCCGCCCGTACGTCACCCCGGCCGTGGCCGACCTGCTGGCGCGGAACGTGCGCCACGACAACGGGCAGGCGCCGCACGAGGCCCTGTCCGACCGGGAGTTCCAGGTGCTGCAGCTGCTGGTGGCCGGCAAGTCGGTATCGGCCATCGGCGAACAGCTCTCGCTGTCGGCCAACACCATCTCCACCTACCGCGCCCGCATTTTCGACAAGTTGGGCGTGCGCACGCTGGTGGAACTGATCGGCTACGCGCGCCAGCACCATCTGGGTGCGAATTAA
- a CDS encoding undecaprenyl-phosphate glucose phosphotransferase: protein MDSPPLTGRLPDTGLLFRLTDAAIVAAAGLASVQWLAARQDTELAQIYALLVYLCSFCTIALFPAFRLYASWRGRSLVELAGRAFAAWTTVFALAILVSFLTHQTAVISRGWAGVWFIGAALGLIGVRLAVYGILSRMRDRGLDQKRVVLVGFGVLGHDLWRRAHEASGAGYEIMGIYTDTDEHTPARAHRLAGLDELSPFIRQHQIREVWIALSIESGQLVGQVMHHLRHDPIDVRWIPDVMSVRLLGHRVDEFLGVPAIALNSLPAAGIRGMAKEVFDRVFAACVLVALAPLLLTIALLIKLGSRGPVLFTQARLGVDGRVFQVYKFRSMTVHQEEHGVVTQATRNDARVTRLGAFLRRTSLDELPQFLNVLRGEMSVVGPRPHALEHNEQFKDAVTHYMMRHRVKPGITGWAQINGARGQTDTVHKMRDRVEFDLYYIQNWSFLMDLRIIAKTAVSGWTGKNVY from the coding sequence ATGGATTCGCCACCGCTGACCGGAAGGCTTCCGGATACCGGGCTGTTGTTTCGATTGACGGATGCCGCCATCGTCGCGGCGGCTGGGCTGGCATCCGTGCAGTGGCTCGCCGCGCGGCAGGACACCGAGCTCGCGCAGATATATGCGCTGCTGGTCTATCTGTGCAGCTTCTGCACGATCGCGCTGTTCCCCGCGTTCCGCCTGTATGCGTCATGGCGCGGCCGCAGCCTGGTCGAGCTCGCCGGCCGCGCTTTCGCGGCCTGGACGACGGTGTTCGCGCTGGCCATCCTCGTCAGCTTCCTGACTCATCAGACGGCGGTCATATCGCGCGGATGGGCGGGCGTGTGGTTCATCGGCGCCGCGCTCGGACTGATCGGCGTGCGGCTGGCCGTGTACGGCATCCTGAGCCGCATGCGCGATCGCGGCCTGGATCAGAAGCGCGTGGTGCTGGTGGGCTTCGGCGTGCTGGGACACGACCTGTGGCGCCGCGCGCACGAAGCAAGCGGCGCCGGCTACGAGATCATGGGCATCTATACCGACACGGACGAACACACGCCGGCGCGCGCGCATCGGCTTGCCGGTCTGGACGAGCTCTCGCCCTTCATCCGTCAGCATCAGATACGCGAAGTGTGGATCGCGCTGTCCATCGAGTCGGGGCAGTTGGTGGGGCAGGTCATGCATCACCTGCGCCACGATCCCATCGACGTGCGCTGGATCCCCGACGTGATGTCGGTGCGGCTGCTGGGTCATCGCGTCGACGAGTTCCTGGGCGTGCCCGCCATCGCGCTGAACAGCCTGCCGGCGGCCGGCATACGCGGCATGGCGAAGGAGGTGTTCGACCGGGTGTTCGCCGCCTGCGTGCTGGTGGCGCTCGCTCCGCTGCTGCTGACCATCGCGCTGTTGATCAAGCTGGGTTCGCGCGGGCCGGTGCTCTTCACCCAGGCGCGCCTGGGCGTGGACGGCAGGGTGTTCCAGGTCTACAAATTCCGCAGCATGACGGTGCACCAGGAAGAGCATGGCGTGGTCACGCAGGCCACGCGCAATGACGCGCGGGTCACGCGGCTGGGAGCCTTCCTGCGCCGCACCAGCCTGGACGAACTTCCGCAATTCCTGAACGTGCTGCGCGGCGAGATGTCGGTGGTAGGGCCTCGGCCGCATGCGCTGGAGCACAACGAGCAATTCAAGGACGCGGTCACGCACTACATGATGCGCCATCGCGTCAAGCCCGGCATCACGGGCTGGGCCCAGATCAACGGCGCGCGCGGCCAGACCGATACCGTGCACAAGATGCGCGACCGCGTCGAGTTCGATCTGTACTACATCCAGAACTGGTCGTTCCTGATGGACCTGCGCATCATCGCCAAGACCGCCGTGTCGGGCTGGACGGGCAAGAATGTCTACTGA
- a CDS encoding phosphomannomutase/phosphoglucomutase, with translation MTTSDVPAPLEFAPAVFHEDEVRGRVGVEIDHRFAHAFGQAVGSRAMQSQCRAVVVGRDARLSSVELAAALQAGIRATGMDVIDIGMAATPMAWFAARLTETGAAVSVTGGHDDEGYNGFKVMLNGVVLGGPALRALLERAPPRRGGRHGTAGTRAQIDAARCYASRLAGDVHLARTMKVALDCGNGVAGMAAAEVLGEVGCELIERPEEVMGRTENGYHGEPNRLLALAAYLRYADCELGLWLDGDGDRIGVVSRSGVVIGADRLTLLLARDMLRHRAGARIIHDVGSSRNLSREIRERGGTPLMCRSGEVRIAGRMRESGALLSGELNGRIRFRDRWYGHSDGLYAAARLLEILSRSEDASATLDALPQACATPELRLEMKEGEPDRLVEAVRTQGAFRGARDVIHVEGLRVEYDDGFGLVRPSHSGSALVLRFEGDNGMALSRIQEDFRRQLLSASPELQLPF, from the coding sequence ATGACGACGAGCGACGTCCCGGCCCCGCTCGAGTTCGCGCCTGCGGTCTTCCATGAGGACGAGGTGCGGGGCCGCGTGGGCGTGGAGATCGACCACCGTTTCGCGCATGCCTTCGGACAGGCCGTGGGCAGCCGCGCGATGCAATCCCAGTGCCGGGCCGTGGTCGTGGGCCGGGATGCCCGCCTGAGCAGCGTGGAGCTGGCGGCCGCGCTGCAGGCCGGCATACGGGCCACCGGCATGGACGTCATCGACATCGGCATGGCGGCCACGCCCATGGCGTGGTTCGCCGCGCGCCTCACCGAGACCGGCGCCGCCGTGTCGGTCACCGGAGGCCACGACGACGAGGGCTACAACGGGTTCAAGGTCATGCTGAACGGCGTCGTCCTAGGCGGACCGGCGCTGCGCGCGCTGCTGGAACGCGCGCCCCCGCGGCGCGGCGGCCGGCATGGCACGGCGGGCACGCGCGCGCAGATCGATGCGGCGCGCTGCTATGCGTCTCGGCTGGCCGGCGACGTGCACCTGGCGCGCACCATGAAAGTGGCGCTGGACTGCGGCAATGGCGTGGCCGGCATGGCGGCGGCCGAAGTGCTGGGCGAAGTGGGATGCGAGTTGATCGAACGGCCGGAAGAGGTCATGGGGCGGACGGAGAACGGCTACCATGGCGAACCCAACCGGCTGCTGGCGCTGGCTGCCTATCTGCGCTACGCCGACTGCGAGCTCGGCCTGTGGCTGGATGGCGACGGCGACCGCATCGGCGTGGTCAGCCGCTCGGGCGTCGTCATCGGCGCCGACCGCCTTACCCTGCTGCTGGCGCGCGACATGCTGCGCCACCGGGCAGGGGCGCGCATCATCCACGACGTGGGCAGCAGCCGCAACCTGTCGCGCGAGATCCGCGAACGGGGCGGCACCCCGCTGATGTGCCGCAGCGGCGAAGTGCGCATCGCGGGACGCATGCGCGAATCCGGAGCGCTGCTTTCCGGCGAGCTGAATGGCCGCATCCGCTTTCGCGATCGCTGGTACGGCCATAGCGACGGCCTGTATGCCGCGGCCCGGCTGCTCGAGATCCTGTCGCGCAGCGAGGATGCCAGCGCGACGCTGGACGCCCTGCCCCAGGCCTGCGCGACGCCGGAGCTGCGTCTTGAGATGAAGGAAGGCGAGCCGGACCGCCTGGTCGAGGCCGTACGGACGCAGGGCGCATTCCGCGGGGCTCGCGACGTCATCCACGTGGAAGGCCTGCGGGTCGAGTACGACGACGGCTTCGGCCTGGTGCGGCCGTCTCACTCAGGATCCGCCCTCGTGCTGCGCTTCGAGGGCGACAACGGCATGGCGCTGTCGCGCATCCAGGAAGACTTCCGGCGCCAGCTGCTGAGCGCCTCGCCCGAGCTGCAGCTGCCGTTCTGA
- a CDS encoding polysaccharide biosynthesis tyrosine autokinase translates to MKQHPLQLEYTEGRAPETPMMSYMDVLLANRLVIATMAVLAILAGAVYYLLTPPVYQSDIAVQVEEETPTAAKSILGDVSAIFDVKQAASGEMEILRSRLVVGQAVDAFRLYVQARPDYFPVIGEWIAKRRDNLGLPPAWTDALPGRYAWGGERIVVGHIDVPDALQGKKLRVVALASGMYELVDPVNKMRFEGLVGRPERFEVPGGAIEIQIDTLEARPETHFSVVRNSRLEAIGALQERMGIFERGRQSNVIGVTLQGSDPTLTAAVLNEIGQVYVQQNTNRKTAQAEKSLTFLDQQLPILKKQLEDSESRYNALRNARGTIDLGEEAKLVLGQSVEAQNRIFELRARRQELATRFARSHPGIEAVDRQIASLQGDLNKLNARIRELPDLEQDVVRLTRDVKVSTDLYTALLNNAQQLRMIRAGKVGNVRVVDTALPAERPLSPKAPMVFGVALLAGLVLGVIIAFVRNAMFGGLTDPDEIERYTGLPVLATVPFSELQSRLWRRARRKNSRIPALLAQSNGSTPPIESLRSFRTVLQVAMRDAPNNVVVFTGPIPGVGKSFLSANFAFIQAAVGKRVLLIDADFRRGALNRYFATPAENGLFEVLAGAIPLASATRRNVMNGVDFIPTGKVTFDPSELLASERFSACLRSLGDDYDLIIVDTAPVLSSSGAAVVGAHASTVMLVVRSGMNTVGEIREAAKRLEQVGAPLAGVVFNGLKLQSPRLGYRPKYGRYRYSRASYYYGDGQP, encoded by the coding sequence ATGAAGCAGCATCCTCTCCAGCTCGAGTACACCGAAGGCCGCGCGCCCGAAACACCGATGATGTCGTACATGGACGTCCTGCTGGCCAACCGGCTGGTCATCGCGACGATGGCCGTGCTGGCGATACTGGCGGGCGCCGTGTATTACCTGCTCACCCCTCCCGTCTACCAATCCGACATCGCGGTGCAGGTGGAGGAAGAGACCCCCACCGCGGCAAAAAGCATCCTGGGCGACGTGTCCGCCATCTTCGACGTCAAGCAGGCCGCCTCCGGAGAAATGGAGATCCTGCGATCGCGCCTGGTCGTGGGGCAGGCGGTCGACGCCTTCCGCCTGTACGTGCAGGCCAGGCCCGACTACTTCCCCGTGATAGGCGAGTGGATCGCCAAGCGCCGCGACAACCTCGGGCTGCCGCCCGCATGGACGGACGCGCTGCCCGGCCGCTACGCCTGGGGCGGCGAGCGCATCGTCGTGGGGCACATCGACGTTCCCGACGCCCTGCAGGGCAAGAAGCTGCGAGTCGTGGCGCTGGCATCCGGCATGTACGAGCTGGTCGACCCGGTCAACAAGATGCGTTTCGAGGGACTGGTGGGCCGGCCCGAACGCTTCGAAGTGCCGGGCGGCGCGATCGAGATACAGATCGACACGCTGGAGGCCAGGCCCGAGACGCATTTCTCGGTGGTGCGCAATTCGCGCCTGGAGGCCATCGGCGCCCTGCAGGAGCGGATGGGCATCTTCGAACGCGGCCGCCAGTCCAACGTGATCGGCGTGACGCTGCAAGGCAGCGACCCCACGCTGACGGCGGCGGTGCTCAACGAGATCGGCCAGGTCTATGTGCAGCAGAACACCAACCGCAAGACCGCGCAGGCGGAGAAGTCGCTGACGTTCCTGGACCAGCAGTTGCCGATCCTGAAGAAGCAGCTCGAGGATTCCGAGTCGCGCTACAACGCCCTGCGCAACGCTCGCGGCACCATCGACCTGGGCGAGGAGGCCAAGCTGGTGCTGGGCCAATCCGTCGAGGCGCAGAACCGCATCTTCGAACTGCGGGCGCGGCGCCAGGAACTGGCCACGCGCTTCGCGCGCTCGCATCCCGGCATCGAGGCCGTCGATCGCCAGATCGCGTCGCTGCAAGGCGACCTGAACAAGCTCAACGCCAGGATCCGCGAACTGCCCGACCTGGAACAGGACGTGGTGCGGCTGACCCGCGACGTGAAGGTCAGCACCGACCTGTACACCGCCCTGCTGAACAATGCGCAGCAGCTGCGCATGATACGCGCGGGCAAGGTCGGCAACGTGCGCGTGGTGGACACGGCGCTGCCCGCCGAGCGGCCTCTCAGCCCGAAGGCCCCCATGGTGTTCGGCGTGGCGTTGCTGGCCGGCCTGGTGCTGGGCGTCATCATCGCCTTCGTGCGCAACGCGATGTTCGGCGGCCTGACGGACCCCGACGAGATCGAGCGCTATACCGGCCTGCCCGTGCTGGCCACCGTGCCGTTCAGCGAACTGCAGAGCCGCCTGTGGCGGCGCGCGCGGCGCAAGAACTCGCGCATACCGGCACTGCTGGCGCAGAGCAACGGCAGTACGCCGCCCATCGAGAGTTTGCGAAGTTTCCGCACGGTGCTGCAGGTGGCGATGCGCGACGCGCCCAACAACGTCGTGGTGTTCACCGGACCGATACCGGGAGTGGGCAAGTCGTTCCTGTCGGCCAACTTCGCCTTCATCCAGGCGGCCGTAGGCAAGCGCGTCCTGCTGATCGACGCGGACTTCCGGCGCGGCGCCCTGAACCGCTATTTCGCCACGCCGGCGGAGAACGGCCTGTTCGAGGTCCTGGCCGGCGCAATCCCGCTGGCCAGCGCGACGCGGCGCAACGTGATGAACGGCGTGGACTTCATCCCCACGGGCAAGGTCACATTCGACCCGTCGGAACTGTTGGCGTCGGAAAGGTTCAGCGCATGCCTGCGCAGCCTGGGCGACGACTACGACCTGATCATCGTCGACACGGCTCCGGTGCTGTCGTCCTCCGGCGCGGCCGTGGTCGGCGCGCACGCCTCCACCGTCATGCTGGTGGTGCGCTCGGGCATGAACACCGTGGGCGAGATCCGAGAGGCCGCCAAGCGGCTCGAGCAGGTGGGCGCCCCCCTGGCCGGCGTCGTCTTCAACGGCCTGAAACTGCAGTCGCCGCGACTGGGCTATCGACCGAAGTACGGACGGTATCGGTACTCGCGCGCTTCTTACTACTACGGCGATGGACAGCCCTAG
- a CDS encoding DJ-1/PfpI family protein translates to MRISGFRLGVYVYRDAEVLDYAAPYGVLSVARRFDPEIDVRAIGDSLQAVSTASGLTILPSCALADAPAIDALLVPGGPGARQQMHNRRLHRYIASLPATCLLASTGSGAWVYAAMGLLDGHAATSRKEPDRVEASHLGCPPIDRLAMLAPACRTQRARIVDSGRFVSAGGPSAATDLGMHLLRRAGYSDALLDEIARVLEYRHAYELYREDVEYAAPAPESLPQPL, encoded by the coding sequence ATGAGAATCTCCGGCTTCCGCCTGGGCGTCTACGTATACCGCGACGCCGAAGTCCTCGACTACGCCGCACCCTATGGCGTGCTGTCGGTCGCGCGGCGCTTCGATCCCGAGATCGACGTCCGCGCCATCGGCGACAGCCTGCAGGCGGTCAGCACGGCCAGCGGGCTGACGATACTGCCCTCCTGCGCGCTGGCCGACGCGCCGGCGATCGACGCCCTGCTGGTGCCGGGCGGACCGGGGGCCCGGCAGCAGATGCACAACCGCAGGCTGCACCGCTACATCGCCTCGCTGCCGGCCACTTGCCTGTTGGCCAGCACCGGCTCGGGCGCTTGGGTCTATGCCGCCATGGGACTGCTGGACGGCCATGCGGCCACCAGCCGCAAGGAGCCCGACCGCGTCGAGGCCTCGCACCTGGGCTGTCCGCCCATCGACAGGCTGGCCATGCTGGCCCCGGCCTGCCGCACGCAGCGCGCCCGCATCGTGGACAGCGGCCGCTTCGTCAGCGCGGGCGGCCCGTCCGCCGCCACCGACCTGGGCATGCACCTGCTGCGCCGGGCGGGCTATTCGGACGCGCTGCTCGACGAGATCGCCCGCGTGCTGGAGTACCGCCACGCCTACGAGCTGTACCGCGAGGACGTCGAATACGCCGCGCCCGCACCCGAATCCCTTCCGCAACCCCTCTGA
- a CDS encoding GDP-mannose mannosyl hydrolase — MSTEAQQVESRPLSPARFRQAVDMLPLVSIDLLVCDADGRYLLGLRGNPPASGRWFVPGGRIRKGETLDRAMTRLTREELGKAMALSRWSLRGVYEHFYDVNFAGESGRRTHYVVLAYQTRLPAGPLDLGLPADQHLGFRWDTPAQAAIDPDVHPYTRAYFTEHL; from the coding sequence ATGTCTACTGAAGCGCAGCAGGTCGAATCCCGTCCGCTCAGTCCCGCTCGATTCCGCCAGGCGGTCGACATGCTGCCGCTGGTGTCCATCGACCTGCTGGTGTGCGATGCCGACGGCAGGTATCTGCTTGGGCTGCGCGGCAATCCGCCCGCCAGCGGCAGGTGGTTCGTGCCGGGCGGGCGCATCCGCAAGGGCGAGACGCTGGACCGCGCCATGACCCGGCTGACGCGCGAAGAACTGGGCAAGGCGATGGCGCTTTCGCGCTGGAGCCTGCGCGGGGTCTACGAGCACTTCTACGACGTGAACTTCGCCGGCGAGTCCGGCAGGCGCACCCATTACGTGGTGCTGGCCTACCAGACCCGGCTGCCCGCCGGCCCCCTGGACCTGGGACTGCCGGCCGACCAACACCTGGGCTTTCGCTGGGACACCCCGGCCCAGGCTGCCATCGACCCGGACGTTCATCCCTATACGCGAGCTTATTTCACGGAGCATCTGTAA
- a CDS encoding CmpA/NrtA family ABC transporter substrate-binding protein, producing MSLFRNPFDARARLGCACGRHASAAEHDQALSGQAAQDRAVESAVMRALFPDDALRRRFLRAVGSGTALAAVATLFPLAAAKEAFAQTTGPLEKQKLKVGFIPITCATPIIMAHPMGFYAKQGLDVEVVKTAGWALIRDKALSGEYDAAHMLSPMPLAMSLGAGTTSATPWTMPAVENINGQAITLSVRHKDKRDPKSWKGFKLAVPFDYSMHNYLLRYYLAEHGIDPDTDVQIRSVPPPEMVANLRANNIDGFLAPDPVNQRAVYDGVGFIHILSKNIWDGHPCCAFSASKQFVTSMPNTYQALLKAIIEATAYARQPANRKEIAAAISTPNYLNQPVTVVEQVLTGTFADGLGNVLNVPDRIDFDPMPWQSFAVWILTQMKRWGQVKGDVDYAKVASEVFLATDAVRLMREAGLTPPSATTKTFSVMGKPFDATQPEAYLASFPIRRA from the coding sequence ATGTCTCTGTTTCGCAATCCCTTCGATGCCCGCGCCCGCCTGGGCTGCGCCTGCGGGCGCCACGCCAGCGCCGCCGAACACGACCAGGCCCTGTCGGGACAGGCGGCGCAGGACCGCGCGGTGGAAAGCGCGGTGATGCGCGCGCTGTTCCCCGACGACGCGCTGCGCCGCCGCTTCCTGCGCGCCGTGGGCTCGGGCACCGCGCTGGCGGCGGTGGCTACGCTGTTCCCGCTGGCCGCGGCGAAGGAAGCCTTCGCCCAGACGACCGGGCCGCTGGAGAAGCAGAAGCTGAAGGTGGGCTTCATCCCAATCACTTGCGCCACGCCCATCATCATGGCGCACCCCATGGGCTTCTACGCCAAGCAGGGCCTGGACGTCGAGGTGGTGAAGACGGCCGGCTGGGCGCTGATCCGCGACAAGGCGCTGTCGGGCGAGTACGACGCGGCCCACATGCTGTCGCCCATGCCGCTGGCCATGTCGCTGGGCGCCGGCACCACCAGCGCCACGCCGTGGACCATGCCGGCGGTGGAGAACATCAACGGCCAGGCCATCACCCTGTCGGTCCGCCACAAGGACAAGCGCGATCCCAAGAGCTGGAAGGGCTTCAAGCTGGCCGTGCCGTTCGACTATTCGATGCACAACTACCTGCTGCGCTACTACCTGGCCGAGCATGGCATCGATCCCGACACGGACGTGCAGATCCGTTCGGTGCCTCCGCCCGAGATGGTGGCCAACCTGCGCGCGAACAACATCGACGGATTCCTTGCGCCCGACCCGGTGAACCAGCGCGCGGTATACGACGGCGTGGGCTTCATTCACATACTGTCCAAGAACATCTGGGACGGCCATCCCTGCTGCGCCTTCTCGGCCAGCAAGCAGTTCGTCACCAGCATGCCCAACACCTACCAGGCTCTGCTGAAGGCCATCATCGAGGCCACGGCCTACGCGCGCCAACCCGCCAACCGCAAGGAGATCGCCGCCGCCATCTCCACGCCGAACTACCTGAACCAGCCCGTCACCGTGGTGGAGCAGGTGCTGACCGGCACCTTCGCCGACGGCCTGGGCAATGTGCTGAACGTGCCGGACCGCATCGACTTCGATCCCATGCCCTGGCAGTCCTTCGCGGTATGGATCCTCACGCAGATGAAGCGCTGGGGGCAGGTCAAGGGCGACGTGGACTACGCCAAGGTGGCCAGCGAGGTGTTTCTTGCCACCGATGCCGTGCGCCTGATGCGCGAGGCGGGGCTGACGCCGCCGTCCGCCACCACGAAGACCTTCTCGGTGATGGGCAAGCCGTTCGATGCGACGCAACCCGAGGCCTACCTCGCCAGCTTCCCCATCCGGAGGGCCTGA
- a CDS encoding polysaccharide biosynthesis/export family protein: MNIAIRTLYRTGLMVALVSLLGACAFAPGMRYQSGFLVDPADPNSKVEVSQITPTLAMQATRARQVPVSDDVRKLTGKPQPYVIGPGDIISIVVWDHPELVLPTQTYSIGTGPTELSLGDTSAGIPGYPVSSDGYVQFPYVGLLKVAGLTEVQIRNSLLRGLADYIPDPQITVRVLGYRSKRVYVEGEVKTPGPAPITDVPMTLPEAVNRAGGLLPTADRSRVFLTRHGQTTRLDLPALEAAGIDQTSILLQTGDIVRVQARSDNKVYVMGEVTTPAALTMRDGELSLGDALGEAGGPSQLTSNPADIYVVRALPDARPQVFHLDSSSPQALAVAQKFPLESKDVVFVDAGNLVRWNRFISLLFPTTQTVQTVDTTTE, translated from the coding sequence ATGAACATCGCCATTCGAACGCTGTACCGCACCGGCCTGATGGTCGCGCTCGTGTCCCTGCTGGGCGCCTGCGCTTTCGCGCCGGGCATGCGCTATCAATCCGGTTTCCTGGTGGACCCCGCGGATCCGAATTCAAAGGTGGAGGTGAGCCAGATAACGCCCACGCTGGCCATGCAGGCGACTCGCGCGCGGCAGGTGCCGGTGAGCGACGACGTGCGCAAGCTGACCGGCAAGCCGCAGCCCTACGTCATCGGGCCGGGTGACATCATTTCTATCGTGGTCTGGGACCACCCGGAACTTGTGCTTCCGACTCAGACTTACAGCATCGGGACAGGTCCCACCGAGCTTTCGCTTGGAGACACTAGTGCCGGCATTCCGGGCTACCCCGTCTCGTCGGATGGCTACGTTCAGTTCCCGTATGTAGGCCTATTGAAGGTAGCCGGATTGACCGAGGTACAGATAAGGAACAGCCTCTTGCGCGGCCTGGCCGACTACATACCCGATCCCCAGATCACGGTGCGCGTGCTAGGTTATCGCAGCAAGCGTGTCTATGTGGAAGGCGAGGTGAAAACCCCCGGACCGGCGCCCATCACCGACGTGCCGATGACGCTGCCGGAGGCGGTGAACCGGGCCGGGGGCTTGCTGCCGACAGCCGACCGCAGCCGCGTTTTCCTGACCCGCCACGGGCAGACCACGCGGCTGGACCTGCCCGCGCTGGAGGCGGCGGGCATAGACCAGACATCGATCCTGCTGCAGACGGGCGACATCGTGCGCGTGCAGGCTCGGAGCGACAACAAGGTGTACGTGATGGGAGAAGTGACCACGCCCGCAGCGCTGACGATGCGCGACGGCGAACTCTCGCTGGGCGATGCGTTGGGTGAAGCCGGGGGGCCCAGCCAATTGACCAGTAACCCGGCGGACATCTACGTGGTGCGTGCGTTGCCCGACGCCCGGCCACAGGTGTTCCACCTGGACAGTTCGTCGCCGCAGGCACTGGCGGTGGCGCAGAAGTTCCCGCTGGAATCGAAGGACGTCGTGTTCGTCGATGCAGGCAATCTGGTGCGATGGAACCGCTTCATTTCGCTGCTGTTCCCGACCACACAGACGGTTCAAACCGTGGATACCACCACGGAGTAA